From the genome of Synergistaceae bacterium, one region includes:
- the rplN gene encoding 50S ribosomal protein L14 — translation MIQLTSVLNVADNSGARKLFCIQVMGGSKRRYGTIGDVIVASVREAIPNSNIAKGSVVKAVIVRTKKEVRRRDGTYVRFDDNAAVLIDANGEPRGTRIFGPVGRELRAKKYMRILSLAPEVV, via the coding sequence ACAGCTTACGAGTGTCCTGAATGTCGCTGATAATTCGGGAGCAAGAAAGTTATTCTGCATTCAGGTTATGGGCGGAAGCAAACGGCGTTACGGGACGATCGGCGATGTCATTGTCGCGTCAGTCCGTGAAGCCATTCCGAACAGCAACATAGCGAAAGGAAGCGTAGTTAAGGCCGTAATCGTTCGGACAAAGAAAGAAGTCCGGCGCAGAGATGGGACTTACGTGCGCTTTGACGACAATGCAGCAGTATTGATTGACGCTAACGGCGAACCCCGCGGGACTCGTATCTTCGGGCCTGTCGGTCGTGAACTGAGAGCGAAAAAGTACATGCGTATATTGTCCCTCGCTCCTGAAGTAGTATAG
- the rplX gene encoding 50S ribosomal protein L24: MTVRLKKNDRVKVITGKDKGKEGKIIRRIPERDLVVVEGVNMVSRHVRPSQNNPQSGIIKQEAPIYASKVMLVCPQCGKATRVGASFLENGKKVRVCKKCGEIIDRGGL; this comes from the coding sequence ATGACAGTAAGACTGAAGAAGAATGACCGTGTGAAAGTTATCACCGGCAAGGACAAGGGGAAAGAAGGCAAAATCATACGCAGGATTCCCGAAAGAGATCTTGTAGTTGTCGAGGGCGTAAATATGGTGTCGCGCCATGTCAGACCCAGCCAGAACAACCCGCAGTCCGGCATCATCAAGCAGGAAGCTCCGATTTATGCCAGCAAAGTTATGCTTGTCTGCCCTCAGTGCGGAAAAGCAACAAGAGTCGGAGCGTCATTCCTTGAGAACGGCAAGAAAGTCCGCGTCTGCAAAAAGTGCGGAGAAATTATCGATCGCGGAGGACTTTAA
- the rplE gene encoding 50S ribosomal protein L5 — MTPRMLEKYKNEVAPAMLREFGYKNVMQMPKIEKVVVNIGVGDAKLDIKFMDAAIAELRAITGQQPLLKRAKKSIAGFKVRQNMPVACCVTLRGAKMWEFLDRLISLALPSIKDFQGISRKGFDGRGNFNLGLREQLIFPEISYDKVIRSRGMNVSIVTTAKTDEEAFALLKGLGMPFRTGNQGA, encoded by the coding sequence ATGACACCGAGAATGCTTGAGAAGTACAAGAATGAAGTCGCGCCCGCAATGCTCCGTGAATTTGGGTACAAGAACGTTATGCAGATGCCCAAAATCGAGAAAGTTGTCGTGAATATCGGAGTCGGCGATGCAAAGCTCGACATCAAATTCATGGACGCGGCAATAGCGGAACTCAGAGCGATAACAGGTCAGCAGCCCTTGCTGAAACGCGCAAAGAAATCAATCGCAGGATTCAAAGTGCGTCAGAATATGCCGGTTGCCTGCTGTGTAACTCTCAGGGGCGCAAAGATGTGGGAATTTCTCGACAGGCTTATATCGTTAGCACTGCCGAGCATCAAAGACTTTCAGGGAATTTCACGCAAAGGATTCGACGGGCGCGGAAATTTCAACTTGGGATTACGCGAACAGTTAATCTTCCCTGAGATAAGCTATGACAAAGTAATACGTTCACGCGGTATGAATGTCTCAATTGTAACGACAGCAAAGACGGATGAAGAAGCATTTGCGCTGTTAAAGGGACTCGGAATGCCGTTCAGGACAGGAAATCAGGGGGCATAA
- a CDS encoding type Z 30S ribosomal protein S14: protein MARKALKLKAKLPPKFSTRQHNRCPLCGRIHGYIRMFDMCRCCFRKMAREGLFPGVVKSSW from the coding sequence ATGGCAAGAAAAGCATTAAAGTTGAAGGCAAAGCTCCCCCCGAAATTCAGCACAAGACAGCACAACCGCTGCCCGTTATGCGGAAGGATTCACGGCTATATCCGTATGTTCGACATGTGCCGCTGCTGCTTCAGGAAGATGGCTCGCGAGGGACTGTTCCCCGGAGTCGTCAAATCAAGCTGGTAA
- the rpsH gene encoding 30S ribosomal protein S8, which produces MYVNDPVADMLTRIRNANLTYAESVDVPSSKMKLALARILKDEGYIRNFRMITDPAKPYAEIRIYLSYGSSKERVIQGLRRISKPGRRIYVGRDKIPVVMGGLGLAILSTSKGLKTSTEAGKLGLGGEVLCYVW; this is translated from the coding sequence TTGTACGTTAATGACCCGGTTGCAGACATGCTTACGAGGATTCGCAACGCAAATTTGACCTATGCCGAAAGCGTTGACGTTCCTTCAAGCAAAATGAAGTTAGCATTAGCCAGAATCTTAAAGGACGAGGGCTATATCAGGAATTTCAGAATGATTACTGACCCCGCAAAACCGTACGCAGAGATAAGAATCTACCTGTCATACGGCAGCAGCAAGGAGAGAGTCATTCAGGGACTCCGCAGAATCAGCAAGCCCGGAAGAAGAATCTATGTAGGCCGCGACAAGATACCCGTCGTAATGGGCGGACTCGGCCTCGCGATTCTCTCAACGTCAAAAGGACTCAAGACCAGCACGGAGGCCGGAAAATTAGGTCTCGGCGGGGAAGTCCTCTGCTATGTCTGGTAA
- the rplF gene encoding 50S ribosomal protein L6 — translation MSRIGRKAVEIAKGASVEVKGTDIVVKGPKGELHAQLMPGIAVDVDGGLVKVSRSNEEKQTRAWHGMTRALIANMVTGVTAGFSKTMEIVGVGWRAALQGKKLVLNLGYSHPIEFTPPEGIEIVVENPIKFHVKGIDKELVGQTCALIKKFRPPEPYHGKGIKFENEYILRKAGKTGAK, via the coding sequence ATGTCTCGTATCGGACGCAAGGCAGTAGAAATCGCAAAAGGCGCAAGCGTTGAAGTCAAAGGCACTGACATTGTAGTGAAAGGCCCGAAAGGCGAGCTTCACGCGCAGTTGATGCCCGGAATCGCTGTTGATGTTGACGGCGGACTCGTGAAGGTCTCGCGCTCAAACGAGGAGAAGCAGACGAGAGCCTGGCACGGAATGACACGCGCATTAATCGCGAACATGGTTACGGGCGTTACGGCTGGTTTCTCAAAGACAATGGAGATCGTTGGGGTAGGCTGGAGAGCCGCGCTTCAGGGCAAAAAGTTAGTGCTTAATCTCGGATATTCACACCCGATAGAGTTCACGCCCCCTGAAGGAATCGAAATCGTAGTAGAAAATCCCATCAAGTTCCATGTGAAGGGAATCGACAAGGAATTAGTTGGCCAGACATGCGCCCTGATAAAGAAATTCAGACCGCCGGAGCCTTATCACGGAAAGGGAATCAAGTTCGAGAATGAATATATCCTCCGCAAGGCCGGCAAGACTGGGGCGAAATAA
- a CDS encoding 50S ribosomal protein L18: MKKRSRNDMRVLRHERLRRTLAGTAEKPRLCVFRSLKNIYVQVIDDDKGHTLVSASTLDKSLQPELKGHCNVEAAKVIGKAIAERAKAKGISNVVFDRGGHAYIGKVMAVAEAAREGGLVF, translated from the coding sequence ATGAAGAAGAGAAGCAGAAATGACATGCGCGTATTAAGGCATGAGAGATTACGCAGGACGCTCGCAGGCACAGCAGAAAAGCCGCGCCTTTGCGTTTTCAGAAGCCTCAAGAATATTTACGTTCAGGTTATCGATGACGACAAAGGACACACGCTCGTATCAGCGTCAACCCTCGACAAGTCATTACAGCCCGAACTCAAAGGACACTGCAACGTTGAAGCCGCAAAAGTTATCGGCAAAGCAATCGCCGAGCGCGCAAAGGCAAAAGGTATCAGCAATGTTGTGTTCGACAGGGGCGGACATGCCTATATCGGTAAAGTTATGGCGGTGGCTGAGGCTGCCAGAGAAGGAGGGCTTGTATTCTGA
- the rpsE gene encoding 30S ribosomal protein S5 has protein sequence MPRRNETEAAELQERVVAINRVSKVVKGGKRFRFAVLVVVGDGSSQVGTGIGKAKEIAEAVRKGIEKAKKNMVSVKHAGNTIPHPVVGEFGAARVLLKPCPEGTGVIAGGVVRAIMELGGVKDVVTKVTGRTSNAINVAHATLEAIRITRTESEIMKLRGLAGDDSAEAEGDSHGEN, from the coding sequence ATGCCCAGAAGAAATGAGACAGAGGCAGCAGAGCTTCAGGAACGTGTAGTAGCGATTAACCGCGTCAGCAAAGTCGTAAAGGGCGGAAAAAGATTCCGTTTCGCGGTTCTCGTAGTTGTCGGGGACGGCTCATCGCAGGTCGGCACAGGAATCGGAAAAGCTAAGGAGATCGCCGAGGCTGTCCGCAAAGGAATCGAGAAGGCCAAAAAGAATATGGTCTCCGTAAAACACGCGGGAAATACGATTCCTCATCCCGTTGTCGGCGAGTTCGGAGCGGCAAGAGTTCTCCTCAAGCCATGCCCTGAAGGTACGGGAGTCATTGCGGGCGGAGTCGTCCGGGCGATTATGGAGCTTGGCGGAGTGAAGGACGTTGTTACGAAAGTTACGGGAAGAACGTCAAACGCAATCAACGTAGCACACGCAACACTTGAGGCCATAAGGATAACACGCACAGAGTCCGAGATAATGAAGCTCAGAGGGCTTGCAGGGGATGACAGCGCAGAAGCGGAAGGTGATTCACATGGCGAAAATTAA
- the rpmD gene encoding 50S ribosomal protein L30: MAKIKAKWVKSAIGFPERQKRTIKALGFRKLNSEVEHDDTPQIRGMIEHVRHLVKWEVVE; the protein is encoded by the coding sequence ATGGCGAAAATTAAGGCTAAGTGGGTCAAAAGCGCAATAGGATTCCCCGAAAGGCAGAAGCGCACAATAAAGGCTCTCGGATTCCGCAAGCTGAACTCAGAAGTAGAGCATGACGACACGCCGCAGATTCGCGGAATGATTGAACACGTGCGCCACCTCGTGAAATGGGAGGTTGTCGAATGA
- the rplO gene encoding 50S ribosomal protein L15, whose product MTLQDLHPAKGSTHRAKRLGQGIGSGTGKTSGKGNKGDKARTGGGVKPGFEGGQMPITRRTPKRGFNNARFAKVFQVVNLDALEKKFDAGAEVDAEAMYAARIIRKKGIPVKVLADGELTKALKIKAGAFSAGALKKIESAGGTHEVV is encoded by the coding sequence ATAACGTTACAGGATTTGCACCCCGCTAAAGGTTCAACCCATAGGGCCAAGAGACTCGGTCAGGGTATCGGGAGCGGAACGGGCAAAACTTCCGGAAAAGGCAACAAGGGCGACAAGGCCAGGACAGGCGGCGGAGTTAAGCCGGGCTTCGAGGGAGGACAGATGCCCATCACAAGAAGGACTCCCAAGCGCGGATTCAACAACGCAAGATTCGCGAAAGTCTTTCAGGTAGTCAACCTTGACGCATTAGAGAAAAAATTTGACGCGGGCGCAGAAGTTGACGCTGAAGCAATGTACGCCGCGAGGATTATCCGCAAGAAGGGAATCCCCGTGAAGGTTCTTGCTGACGGTGAATTAACGAAAGCCCTCAAGATTAAGGCCGGAGCATTCAGCGCGGGTGCTTTGAAGAAAATAGAGTCAGCCGGCGGGACTCATGAGGTAGTCTAA
- the secY gene encoding preprotein translocase subunit SecY — MFGSLGDIFRLPDLKRRIFFTLFILFIFRLGAYIPSPGVDRAALASLFSTGGGVMDFLNLFSGGALSRFGIFSLGVAPYINSSIVMQLLVVIFPYLEKLQKDSTDGHKKITQWTRYGAVVFAVVQAIGMTAWLGSLGIMQGGFLDWLLVIITLVAGSVAVMWLGEELTDHGIGNGISLLIFAGIVARIPEAILQTWNMVRLGSMSVIGLLVGIVLMVIVVAGCILLQEGQRRLPVQYAKRVVGNKIYGGQSTFIPLKVNQSGVIPIIFASSLLIFPYTIANYFSESATGRFISALFTPNSFFYILCYVALIIFFSYFYTAVVFNPTDIANNMKKYGGFILGIRPGQPTSDYITRVMERITLGGAVFLAVIALIPNVMSSVLNINSFYFGGTAVLIVVGVAMDTVNQIEAQLLMRHYDGILKKSGGGRKGFLRG, encoded by the coding sequence ATGTTCGGGTCATTGGGTGATATTTTCAGGCTGCCGGATCTGAAGCGCAGAATATTCTTCACCCTCTTCATTCTGTTCATTTTCAGGCTCGGCGCATACATCCCAAGCCCCGGCGTTGACCGTGCCGCGCTCGCAAGCCTCTTCAGCACAGGCGGGGGAGTTATGGACTTCCTCAACCTGTTTTCGGGGGGAGCTTTGAGCCGTTTCGGTATATTCTCGCTCGGTGTCGCTCCGTATATCAACTCAAGCATCGTAATGCAGCTCCTTGTTGTAATTTTCCCGTACTTAGAGAAATTGCAGAAGGACTCGACTGACGGCCACAAGAAGATTACGCAGTGGACTCGCTACGGTGCTGTAGTTTTCGCGGTCGTTCAGGCTATCGGAATGACAGCATGGTTAGGGAGTCTCGGAATTATGCAGGGAGGATTCCTCGATTGGCTGCTAGTCATCATCACGCTTGTTGCGGGATCGGTTGCGGTTATGTGGCTCGGCGAGGAGCTGACAGATCACGGAATCGGCAACGGAATATCACTGCTCATTTTCGCGGGTATCGTCGCAAGAATCCCGGAGGCTATCCTTCAGACGTGGAATATGGTCAGACTCGGTTCGATGAGCGTTATCGGTCTCCTTGTCGGAATCGTGTTGATGGTTATCGTTGTCGCGGGCTGTATCTTGCTGCAGGAAGGACAGCGGAGACTCCCCGTTCAGTACGCAAAAAGAGTCGTGGGTAACAAGATTTACGGCGGTCAGAGTACATTTATCCCGCTGAAAGTGAATCAGTCAGGAGTTATCCCGATAATTTTCGCAAGCTCATTGCTGATTTTCCCCTATACGATCGCAAATTATTTCAGTGAGAGCGCGACAGGAAGATTCATCAGCGCATTGTTCACGCCCAACAGCTTTTTCTATATTCTGTGCTATGTGGCTCTGATTATTTTCTTCTCGTACTTCTACACGGCGGTTGTCTTCAATCCAACAGACATCGCAAACAACATGAAGAAATACGGCGGATTCATTCTCGGCATTCGTCCGGGTCAGCCGACTTCAGACTACATCACGCGGGTTATGGAGCGTATCACTCTCGGCGGTGCTGTCTTCCTCGCGGTAATCGCCTTAATCCCTAACGTAATGTCGTCAGTACTCAACATCAACAGCTTCTACTTCGGAGGAACGGCGGTGTTAATCGTTGTGGGCGTTGCGATGGACACGGTGAATCAGATTGAGGCTCAATTGCTCATGCGGCATTATGACGGAATACTCAAGAAATCCGGCGGCGGCCGCAAAGGCTTTCTGAGGGGTTAA
- a CDS encoding adenylate kinase, with the protein MRLVLLGAPGAGKGTQAVFLKERHNLAHISTGDIFRQNLKDNTPLGLEAKKFMDAGQLVPDEIVMKMVGGKLAEFKPGEGFMLDGFPRTVAQAEFLETQTKLDGVIMFKVSDEAIVKRLTSRAVCKECGNVTNIHEHDKCPACGGELYRRDDDNEATIRERLRVYHEQTEALVEFYRARGLLIEIDATGMPEEVFARVVETLEHD; encoded by the coding sequence ATGAGGCTTGTATTGTTAGGCGCGCCTGGGGCCGGAAAGGGTACTCAGGCCGTTTTCCTCAAAGAACGCCACAACTTAGCGCACATCTCAACGGGTGATATTTTCCGTCAGAATCTCAAAGACAATACGCCGCTCGGACTTGAGGCCAAGAAGTTTATGGACGCAGGGCAGCTAGTCCCGGACGAAATCGTCATGAAGATGGTAGGCGGGAAGCTCGCGGAGTTCAAGCCCGGCGAAGGATTCATGCTTGACGGATTCCCCCGCACAGTGGCTCAGGCAGAATTTCTCGAAACTCAGACGAAACTTGACGGCGTAATCATGTTCAAAGTTTCTGATGAGGCAATCGTGAAGAGACTCACAAGCCGTGCAGTGTGCAAAGAATGCGGGAACGTTACGAACATTCACGAACATGACAAATGCCCGGCCTGCGGTGGCGAGCTTTACAGGCGCGATGATGACAACGAGGCAACAATCCGCGAACGCCTGAGAGTTTACCATGAACAGACAGAAGCACTTGTAGAGTTTTACAGGGCGCGGGGTCTGCTGATTGAGATTGATGCTACGGGAATGCCTGAGGAAGTTTTTGCGCGGGTTGTCGAGACGCTCGAACATGATTAA
- the map gene encoding type I methionyl aminopeptidase gives MIKLKTPEELKLMRIAGRVTAEVLEIMRGAVRPGISTGELDQLAEEHIRRNNGIPAFKNYRPMSSMTPFPGTICASINEEVVHGIPSFRRILQEGDIISVDVGAYVNGYCGDAACTFPVGEISPERRKLLEVTEESLKRAIAQAVPGNTLGDIGNAVESYLKPLGYGIVRDYTGHGIGQKMHEAPQIPNYGRAGQGMTLKAGMTIAIEPMIMSGREKVKTGSNGWTVSTVDGSDAAHFERSIAVLDDGPEILTPWQSFL, from the coding sequence ATGATTAAGCTGAAGACTCCCGAAGAATTAAAGCTCATGAGAATCGCCGGGCGCGTTACGGCAGAAGTGCTTGAAATCATGCGCGGTGCTGTGCGTCCGGGAATCTCAACGGGCGAGCTTGACCAGTTAGCCGAGGAGCATATACGCAGGAACAACGGCATTCCGGCATTCAAGAATTACCGCCCAATGTCGAGCATGACTCCTTTTCCCGGAACTATTTGCGCGTCAATCAATGAAGAAGTCGTGCATGGCATTCCGAGCTTCCGAAGAATACTTCAGGAAGGCGACATCATAAGCGTGGACGTTGGCGCGTATGTGAACGGTTACTGCGGGGACGCGGCCTGCACATTTCCAGTAGGCGAAATAAGCCCGGAGCGCAGGAAACTTCTTGAGGTTACGGAGGAGTCATTGAAGAGGGCTATTGCTCAGGCAGTGCCGGGAAATACCCTAGGCGACATTGGCAACGCAGTAGAAAGTTACCTTAAACCGTTAGGCTATGGGATCGTCCGCGATTACACAGGACACGGAATCGGCCAGAAAATGCACGAGGCACCGCAGATCCCGAATTACGGCCGGGCGGGGCAGGGTATGACGCTCAAAGCTGGCATGACTATAGCGATTGAGCCTATGATTATGTCCGGGCGCGAGAAAGTGAAAACAGGCTCCAACGGCTGGACAGTTTCAACAGTCGACGGGTCTGACGCAGCGCATTTTGAACGCTCGATAGCTGTTCTTGACGACGGGCCGGAGATTTTGACACCGTGGCAGAGTTTTCTGTAG
- a CDS encoding KOW domain-containing protein: MAEFSVGQIVISRRGKDTGLEYVVAGFESDGRIKLIRPERFNVSNPKRKNPKHLQGTSRIAENLAEKIKAGNNINAGYFHRSVTDGE, from the coding sequence GTGGCAGAGTTTTCTGTAGGGCAGATCGTTATCTCACGGCGCGGAAAAGATACGGGGCTTGAGTATGTAGTCGCAGGATTCGAATCTGACGGAAGAATTAAGCTGATACGGCCGGAAAGATTCAACGTCAGCAATCCCAAGAGAAAGAATCCCAAGCACCTTCAAGGCACGTCAAGAATCGCAGAGAATTTAGCAGAAAAGATAAAGGCAGGTAACAACATTAATGCGGGATATTTTCACAGGAGCGTAACGGATGGCGAATAA
- the infA gene encoding translation initiation factor IF-1, translated as MANNSGKEDVIEVKGVITEPLPNAMFRVELENGHKVLAHVSGKMRMHFIRILPGDKVLVEISPYDLTRGRIIYRYK; from the coding sequence ATGGCGAATAACTCCGGCAAAGAGGACGTAATCGAGGTAAAAGGCGTAATCACAGAGCCATTGCCCAACGCAATGTTCAGAGTTGAGCTTGAAAACGGGCATAAGGTTCTGGCGCATGTCAGCGGAAAAATGAGAATGCACTTCATCAGGATACTTCCGGGTGATAAGGTGCTTGTTGAAATTTCCCCCTACGATTTGACAAGGGGCAGAATAATTTATCGGTACAAATAA
- the rpmJ gene encoding 50S ribosomal protein L36, protein MKVGPSVKPICEFCRVIRRHGVVRVICSRNPRHKQRQGVRR, encoded by the coding sequence ATGAAAGTAGGGCCTTCAGTAAAGCCTATCTGCGAATTTTGCAGGGTAATCCGCCGCCACGGGGTCGTCCGCGTAATCTGCTCACGGAATCCCAGGCACAAACAGCGTCAGGGCGTAAGGAGGTAA
- the rpsM gene encoding 30S ribosomal protein S13, protein MARIAGVDLPRDKRVEIGLTYIFGIGLKTSQKILASTGVNPDIRVKDLSEEDTQKLRREIEDNHKVEGDLRREVSMNIKRLIDIGCYRGQRHKLGLPVRGQRTKTNARTRKGPRRTVANKKMATK, encoded by the coding sequence ATGGCACGTATAGCAGGCGTTGACCTTCCGAGGGACAAAAGAGTCGAAATCGGGCTGACATACATTTTCGGGATCGGCCTCAAGACATCGCAGAAGATTCTTGCCTCAACAGGCGTGAATCCCGACATCAGGGTTAAGGATCTCAGCGAGGAAGACACGCAGAAATTACGCCGCGAGATTGAAGACAATCACAAGGTTGAAGGCGATCTCAGGCGCGAGGTGTCAATGAACATCAAGAGGCTCATCGATATTGGGTGCTACAGGGGTCAGCGGCACAAGCTCGGACTCCCCGTAAGAGGCCAGCGCACAAAGACCAACGCAAGAACACGCAAGGGCCCGCGCAGGACAGTAGCCAACAAGAAGATGGCCACAAAGTAA
- the rpsK gene encoding 30S ribosomal protein S11, whose product MPKKSAQARKGKRREKKNINYGVAHIYSTFNNTIMCISDKAGNIITWASGGNVGFKGARKSTPFAAQMAAGQVAKGAQDQGVTEIDVVVKGPWPGRESAIRALQSAGLQVNVIKDATPIPHNGCRPPKRRRV is encoded by the coding sequence GTGCCGAAAAAATCAGCTCAGGCCAGAAAAGGCAAGAGACGCGAAAAGAAGAATATCAATTACGGAGTCGCGCACATCTATTCGACATTCAACAACACAATTATGTGCATAAGCGACAAGGCCGGGAACATAATCACATGGGCTTCAGGCGGCAACGTAGGCTTCAAGGGCGCGAGGAAGTCAACACCTTTCGCCGCTCAGATGGCAGCCGGGCAGGTCGCAAAGGGAGCGCAGGATCAGGGAGTTACGGAAATTGACGTTGTAGTCAAAGGGCCGTGGCCGGGACGTGAGAGCGCAATACGTGCATTACAGAGCGCGGGACTTCAGGTCAACGTCATCAAGGACGCTACGCCCATTCCGCACAACGGGTGCAGGCCGCCCAAGAGAAGGCGCGTCTAA
- a CDS encoding DNA-directed RNA polymerase subunit alpha — protein MESTKFKVYIEEKSQDYGRIYIEPLERGYGDTLGNALRRLLLSSIRGAAVTAVRIDGILHEFSTIKGVREDVIEILMNLKHIPIKARNTKDGAIPEGYKIITLDSDDLPKDFFTREENPGVITAKDMPWDNDFEFFGDGILCTLEPKSHILMEIYVEQGVGYLSAERERPANPPLPVDAMLADAIFSPVKRVNYTIQPARVGQSIDYERLIIEVWTNGAVTPEEAVKEAARIAENCFGHIANTVESAPQAEIPKYEAVIDDTPKTEEPPASNTETEDTEHYSHPIHELELSIRSENCLLRGGIQTVGELLQRSKEELLKIRNLGKISLKEIEERLTALGYKLKPSAEPQEAQPGNQADEPADSKPESEPEESEPESETKE, from the coding sequence TTGGAGAGTACCAAGTTTAAAGTCTATATCGAGGAAAAATCACAGGATTACGGGAGGATATATATTGAGCCTCTCGAACGCGGTTACGGTGATACCCTCGGAAACGCACTGCGGAGGCTTCTCCTGTCGTCCATAAGGGGAGCCGCCGTTACTGCTGTCAGGATTGACGGAATTTTGCACGAGTTCAGCACAATAAAGGGAGTCCGCGAGGACGTAATAGAGATTCTCATGAACCTCAAGCACATTCCCATAAAGGCACGGAACACAAAAGACGGCGCAATTCCTGAAGGCTACAAGATTATCACGCTAGACTCGGACGACCTTCCCAAAGACTTTTTCACGAGGGAGGAGAATCCCGGAGTCATAACCGCAAAAGATATGCCGTGGGATAACGATTTCGAGTTTTTCGGGGACGGAATACTCTGCACACTTGAGCCGAAATCGCATATACTCATGGAAATTTACGTTGAGCAGGGAGTCGGCTACCTTTCGGCGGAGCGTGAGAGACCCGCGAATCCTCCGCTGCCCGTTGACGCAATGCTGGCTGACGCTATATTCTCGCCCGTCAAGCGCGTGAACTACACCATTCAGCCCGCAAGAGTCGGACAGAGCATAGACTACGAGAGACTCATTATTGAGGTGTGGACAAACGGAGCCGTAACGCCTGAAGAAGCCGTGAAAGAAGCCGCAAGGATCGCGGAAAACTGCTTCGGGCATATCGCTAACACAGTAGAGTCAGCACCGCAGGCCGAAATTCCGAAATATGAAGCTGTCATTGACGACACGCCCAAAACGGAAGAGCCTCCCGCAAGCAATACAGAGACAGAGGACACGGAGCATTACTCGCACCCTATCCACGAGCTTGAATTGTCGATAAGGAGCGAAAATTGTCTCCTGCGCGGAGGGATTCAGACTGTCGGAGAATTATTGCAGAGGTCAAAAGAAGAGCTGCTGAAGATTCGCAACCTCGGCAAAATCTCCCTCAAAGAAATTGAAGAAAGACTTACCGCGCTCGGCTACAAGCTCAAACCGTCAGCAGAACCGCAAGAGGCACAGCCCGGAAATCAGGCGGACGAACCTGCTGACAGCAAGCCGGAGTCAGAGCCGGAAGAGTCAGAGCCAGAGTCAGAAACAAAAGAATAA
- the rplQ gene encoding 50S ribosomal protein L17, which yields MRHHVDHRTLGRYGSHRRLMLGNMAASLFLNGSITTTVTRAKELRRVAEKLITRARGGSVHDIRVVFSKMPHKAAATKLFQEIAPKYKSFDKGGYTRIVKLGARKGDGSPMAVIELVDREEQK from the coding sequence TTGAGACATCATGTTGACCACAGGACATTAGGACGCTACGGAAGCCACAGAAGGCTCATGCTCGGAAACATGGCCGCAAGTCTCTTCCTCAACGGCAGCATTACCACAACCGTAACACGCGCAAAGGAACTCCGCAGGGTCGCCGAAAAGCTCATCACACGCGCAAGAGGCGGGAGCGTTCATGACATCCGCGTAGTGTTCTCGAAAATGCCTCACAAGGCAGCGGCAACGAAATTATTTCAGGAGATAGCCCCTAAGTATAAGAGCTTCGACAAGGGCGGCTACACAAGAATCGTAAAGCTCGGCGCGAGAAAAGGCGACGGCTCACCAATGGCAGTGATTGAACTTGTTGACAGAGAAGAGCAGAAATAA